In the Caballeronia sp. LZ062 genome, one interval contains:
- the rluB gene encoding 23S rRNA pseudouridine(2605) synthase RluB gives MTHSHDSDSPESARPVHGADAHESADAGERTRTDDSADGDDRPRRGLRRGPRSLIARRRAVAKTKGADGAPAESGAEAEAPPEGAVAAQVRKPRKEAGAKAPRQAAAQRDAADAQQGAAKQDAARQGGRKRARRDEGEVAVEASGDAATRAPREGARRKNPQQKRERQAGKRTDTGPATVESAAAAAVDDVFAYVTSPAFDADNGSAGVRAPMLRRGRNAPQQKRVLEPDDDAPKLHKVLADAGMGSRRDMEELIIAGRVSVNGEPAHIGQRIMPTDQVRINGKPLKRKLASKPPRILLYHKPTGEIVSHADPEGRPSVFDKLPSMKTAKWLAVGRLDFNTEGLLLLTTSGDLANRFMHPRYSVEREYAVRVVGQLSEAMKQKLLKGVELDDGPANFLRIQDGGGEGTNHWYHVALAEGRNREVRRMFEAAGLMVSRLIRTRHGPIALPRGLKRGRWEELEDNQVRSLMAAVGLKAPTAEKGGRSAAPRVQPDPMQTSMGFITREPVLSSHSRMAQTPARGGRRGGAGGLPGTFGASGLGGMGGFGGNTGNAGNTGGTGRRGGREVNGNRIGNEPNGNRANGGRSGQRNARGQAPQAMNGPAKRQPSGNGPRGNRQGGAQQGAGQGKAGAGRGPRNRTRGR, from the coding sequence TTGACACACTCCCACGACAGCGATTCGCCCGAATCCGCGCGCCCCGTGCATGGCGCGGACGCCCATGAGTCGGCCGATGCCGGCGAACGCACGCGCACCGACGACAGCGCCGACGGCGACGATCGTCCGCGTCGCGGCCTGCGCCGCGGGCCGCGCAGTCTGATCGCACGACGCCGTGCTGTCGCCAAGACCAAGGGCGCCGACGGCGCGCCGGCGGAGTCCGGCGCGGAGGCGGAAGCGCCGCCGGAAGGCGCCGTCGCCGCGCAGGTTCGCAAACCTCGCAAGGAGGCAGGCGCAAAGGCGCCGCGTCAGGCCGCAGCCCAGCGCGACGCCGCCGACGCGCAGCAGGGCGCCGCGAAGCAGGACGCCGCTCGACAAGGCGGCCGCAAGCGCGCGCGTCGCGACGAGGGCGAAGTCGCCGTGGAAGCCTCGGGCGACGCCGCAACGCGCGCGCCGCGAGAAGGGGCGCGACGCAAGAATCCCCAGCAAAAGCGTGAACGCCAGGCGGGCAAGCGCACCGATACGGGCCCCGCGACTGTCGAGAGCGCGGCGGCCGCCGCCGTCGACGACGTGTTCGCGTACGTCACGTCGCCTGCTTTCGACGCGGACAACGGCTCGGCGGGCGTGCGCGCGCCGATGCTCCGGCGTGGCCGCAACGCGCCCCAGCAAAAGCGCGTGCTCGAACCGGACGACGACGCGCCGAAGCTCCACAAGGTGCTGGCCGACGCCGGCATGGGCTCGCGCCGCGACATGGAAGAGTTGATCATCGCCGGGCGTGTGTCCGTGAACGGTGAGCCTGCGCATATCGGGCAGCGCATCATGCCGACCGACCAGGTGCGCATCAACGGCAAGCCGCTCAAGCGCAAGCTCGCGAGCAAGCCACCGCGCATCCTGCTGTATCACAAGCCGACTGGCGAGATCGTCAGTCATGCGGACCCCGAAGGGCGACCCTCCGTGTTCGACAAGCTGCCGTCGATGAAGACGGCGAAGTGGCTCGCGGTAGGGCGGCTCGACTTCAACACGGAGGGGTTGCTGCTGCTCACGACCTCCGGCGATCTGGCGAACCGCTTCATGCATCCGCGTTACAGCGTCGAGCGTGAATACGCGGTGCGCGTCGTCGGTCAGTTGTCCGAGGCGATGAAGCAGAAGCTGCTCAAAGGCGTCGAGCTCGACGATGGTCCGGCCAACTTCCTCCGAATTCAGGACGGCGGCGGCGAGGGTACGAACCATTGGTATCACGTCGCGCTGGCAGAAGGCCGCAACCGCGAAGTGCGCCGCATGTTCGAAGCAGCCGGGCTGATGGTCAGCCGGCTGATCCGCACGCGCCATGGTCCGATCGCCTTGCCGCGCGGCCTCAAGCGCGGCCGCTGGGAAGAACTCGAAGACAATCAGGTGCGCAGCCTCATGGCGGCAGTCGGCCTGAAGGCGCCGACGGCCGAAAAGGGTGGCCGCAGCGCGGCGCCGCGCGTCCAGCCTGACCCGATGCAAACGTCGATGGGCTTCATCACGCGCGAGCCGGTTCTCAGTTCGCACTCGCGCATGGCGCAGACGCCGGCGCGCGGCGGCCGGCGCGGCGGCGCGGGCGGGCTTCCGGGCACGTTCGGCGCGAGCGGGCTCGGCGGCATGGGCGGCTTCGGCGGCAACACGGGCAATGCGGGCAACACCGGCGGGACGGGGCGGCGCGGCGGCCGGGAAGTCAACGGCAATCGCATCGGCAATGAACCGAACGGCAATCGTGCGAACGGCGGCCGGTCGGGGCAGCGCAATGCGCGCGGTCAGGCTCCGCAGGCCATGAACGGCCCGGCCAAGCGTCAGCCAAGCGGCAACGGCCCGCGCGGCAATCGTCAGGGCGGCGCGCAGCAAGGCGCGGGGCAAGGCAAGGCCGGCGCCGGTCGCGGCCCGCGCAACCGCACGCGCGGACGCTGA
- a CDS encoding patatin-like phospholipase family protein — MKSSSPSISRRAFSLAAASSVLAACTSTGTSGGKGAPVGNTPATPPTPATDTPRTARIGLALGGGAARGFAHIGVIKALEARNVRVDLVVGTSAGSVIAALYASGMNGIAMNKLALTMDEASISDWAMPFRTRGILQGVALQNFLNKTLDNRPIEKMAKPLGIVATDLKTGQPILFQRGNTGVAVRASCSVPSIFEPVRIGDHEYVDGGLVSPVPAAFAHKMGADFVIAVDISARPETALTQSSFDVLMQTFTIMGQSIKAYELDKYANAVIRPNLNAMSSSDFSQRNAAILAGEEAVSKMWPTLQRQLAERGMRV; from the coding sequence TTGAAATCATCGTCACCTTCCATTTCGCGCCGCGCGTTCTCGCTCGCGGCGGCTTCTTCCGTTCTCGCGGCCTGCACGAGCACGGGCACGAGCGGCGGCAAAGGCGCACCCGTCGGGAACACGCCCGCCACGCCGCCAACGCCCGCCACGGACACGCCACGCACCGCGCGAATCGGCCTCGCGCTCGGCGGCGGCGCGGCGCGTGGGTTCGCGCATATCGGCGTGATCAAGGCGCTCGAAGCGCGCAACGTGCGCGTCGACCTGGTGGTGGGAACGAGCGCGGGGTCGGTCATCGCGGCGCTGTATGCGTCGGGCATGAACGGGATCGCGATGAACAAGCTCGCGCTGACCATGGACGAAGCGTCCATCAGCGACTGGGCGATGCCCTTTCGCACGCGCGGCATCCTGCAGGGCGTGGCGCTTCAGAATTTCCTCAACAAGACGCTCGATAACCGGCCGATTGAAAAGATGGCGAAGCCGCTCGGCATCGTCGCGACCGATCTCAAGACGGGCCAGCCCATTCTCTTCCAGCGCGGCAACACCGGCGTGGCGGTGCGGGCGTCGTGCAGCGTGCCGTCGATCTTCGAGCCGGTAAGAATCGGCGATCACGAATATGTCGATGGCGGCCTCGTGAGCCCCGTACCCGCCGCATTCGCGCACAAGATGGGCGCGGACTTCGTGATCGCGGTCGACATCTCCGCGCGGCCCGAAACGGCGCTCACGCAGAGTTCGTTCGACGTGCTGATGCAGACGTTCACGATCATGGGCCAGTCGATCAAGGCTTACGAGCTCGACAAATACGCGAACGCGGTCATCCGCCCGAATCTGAACGCGATGAGCAGCAGCGACTTCAGCCAGCGCAACGCGGCGATTCTCGCGGGTGAGGAAGCGGTGTCGAAAATGTGGCCGACGTTGCAGCGGCAACTGGCCGAGCGCGGCATGCGCGTTTGA
- a CDS encoding LysR substrate-binding domain-containing protein, with the protein MNVTLRQLRVFIEVSKLRSFSRAGAEIGLTQSAVSRSVRELESEIGLKLIDRTTREVQLTDVGIDLVGTVSRLLADLDEALREARDLGQQRRGRVIVAASPTIACRLMPRVIASCSRQFPLVALSLRDDVQSDVLRKVKSGEVDFGVVIGPFSADDLHGEPVMTDSFCLVARRDHPLAHERAAPWEALAGERLVMLDHASGSRPIIDAVMQQHGVEAQVVQELGHSATVFGLVEAGVGVSVLPWLALPLPADSSLVALPLEPRAERTVELVRRRDRSLSPAAQSVWSLIAGLPRRAEDL; encoded by the coding sequence CTGAACGTGACGCTGCGCCAGCTGCGCGTCTTTATCGAGGTGTCGAAGCTGCGCAGCTTCAGCCGCGCCGGCGCCGAGATCGGCCTCACGCAATCGGCCGTGAGCCGGTCTGTGCGTGAGCTGGAGAGCGAGATCGGGTTGAAGCTGATTGACCGGACCACGCGCGAAGTCCAGCTGACCGACGTCGGCATTGATCTGGTCGGCACCGTTTCGCGTCTGCTCGCCGATCTGGACGAAGCGCTGCGCGAAGCACGCGACCTGGGTCAGCAGCGTCGCGGCCGCGTGATCGTCGCGGCGAGCCCGACGATCGCGTGCCGGCTGATGCCGCGCGTCATCGCCTCGTGTTCGCGGCAGTTTCCGCTCGTTGCGCTCAGTCTGCGCGACGACGTGCAGTCGGACGTGCTGCGCAAGGTGAAGTCGGGCGAAGTGGATTTCGGCGTCGTCATCGGCCCGTTCTCCGCCGACGATCTGCACGGCGAACCGGTGATGACCGATTCCTTCTGCCTCGTCGCGCGGCGCGATCATCCGCTCGCGCACGAACGCGCCGCGCCGTGGGAGGCGCTCGCGGGCGAGCGGCTCGTCATGCTCGATCACGCGTCGGGCAGCCGCCCGATTATCGACGCCGTCATGCAGCAGCACGGCGTCGAAGCGCAGGTGGTGCAGGAGCTCGGCCATTCGGCGACCGTGTTCGGGCTCGTCGAGGCGGGCGTCGGCGTCAGCGTGCTGCCGTGGCTCGCGCTGCCGTTGCCGGCGGATTCGTCGCTCGTCGCGCTGCCGCTCGAACCGCGCGCCGAACGCACTGTTGAACTCGTGCGTCGCCGGGATCGCTCGCTCTCGCCGGCGGCGCAGTCGGTCTGGTCGCTGATCGCGGGGCTGCCGCGGCGTGCGGAAGACCTCTAA
- a CDS encoding transposase: protein MVLFDDLRDNEWALVEALFCSEPARSERRGRPRVEARSVVNAVLWVLSTGEGWSKLPGRYPSPPTCRRRFDEWQADGTLAEIVKRLSNNGREVSLRGRIGSSAVKPPAPPSRDRLRGAFWTNPESWRAPAKMA, encoded by the coding sequence ATGGTGCTGTTCGACGATTTGAGAGATAACGAGTGGGCGCTGGTTGAGGCGTTGTTCTGTTCGGAGCCCGCGCGCAGCGAGCGGCGCGGCCGACCGCGCGTCGAAGCGCGGTCGGTGGTCAACGCCGTGCTGTGGGTGTTGTCGACGGGCGAAGGCTGGTCGAAGCTGCCGGGCCGTTATCCCTCGCCCCCCACTTGCCGCCGCCGTTTCGACGAATGGCAGGCCGACGGCACGCTCGCGGAGATCGTGAAGCGTCTTTCGAACAACGGCCGCGAAGTGTCGTTGCGCGGACGCATCGGATCGAGCGCCGTGAAGCCGCCCGCGCCGCCCAGCCGTGACCGCCTGCGCGGCGCGTTCTGGACCAATCCCGAATCGTGGCGCGCACCGGCCAAAATGGCCTGA
- a CDS encoding pyridoxal phosphate-dependent aminotransferase has translation MSESEGAVIAELSGLTAAQTHEGGAPNARDAVRALRPSQIREVANAGFGVPDVLPFWFGESDRVTPEFIRDAASRALADGATFYTHNLGIAPLREALGRYVTALHGATPAANIAVTSAGVNALMLAAQLVAGAGDRVVAVTPLWPNLVEIPKILGASVETVSLTYGARGWTLDLDRLLAALTPSTRMLMINSPNNPTGWTMTRDEQRIVLEHCRRHGIWIVADEVYERLYYGPGAGVAPSFLDLADRDERVIAVNSFSKAWLMTGWRLGWLVAPGRLMDDLGKLVEYNTSCAPSFVQQAGIVAVEQGESFTQALVADLRASRDHLVNALQTIDGVDVRAPDGAMYLFFSLPGAARSLELCKALVKEAGLGLAPGSAFGAEGEGFVRWCYACDPARLDVGVERLRRFLSTRGAK, from the coding sequence ATGAGTGAATCGGAAGGCGCGGTGATCGCTGAATTGAGCGGCTTGACGGCAGCACAGACGCACGAAGGCGGTGCGCCCAACGCCCGCGACGCGGTGCGCGCGTTGCGTCCCTCGCAGATTCGCGAAGTCGCGAACGCCGGCTTCGGCGTGCCGGACGTGCTGCCGTTCTGGTTCGGCGAATCGGACCGGGTGACGCCCGAGTTCATCCGCGATGCGGCGAGCCGCGCGCTCGCCGACGGCGCGACGTTTTACACGCACAACCTCGGCATCGCGCCGTTGCGCGAGGCGCTCGGCCGCTATGTCACCGCGCTGCACGGCGCGACGCCCGCCGCCAACATCGCGGTGACGAGCGCCGGCGTCAACGCGCTGATGCTGGCGGCGCAGCTCGTCGCCGGCGCGGGCGACCGGGTGGTTGCCGTGACGCCGCTGTGGCCGAATCTCGTCGAGATTCCGAAGATTTTAGGTGCGTCGGTCGAGACGGTCTCGCTAACCTACGGCGCCCGTGGGTGGACACTTGACCTGGACCGCCTGCTCGCCGCGCTGACGCCGTCCACGCGCATGTTGATGATCAACTCGCCGAACAACCCGACCGGCTGGACGATGACGCGCGACGAGCAGCGCATCGTCTTGGAACACTGCCGGCGTCACGGTATCTGGATCGTGGCCGACGAAGTCTACGAGCGCCTGTATTACGGCCCGGGCGCGGGCGTCGCGCCGTCGTTCCTGGATCTCGCCGATCGTGACGAGCGCGTGATCGCGGTCAATTCTTTCTCGAAGGCGTGGCTCATGACGGGCTGGCGGCTCGGCTGGCTGGTCGCGCCGGGGCGGCTCATGGACGATCTCGGCAAGCTCGTCGAGTACAACACGTCGTGTGCGCCGTCGTTCGTGCAGCAGGCGGGCATCGTCGCGGTGGAGCAGGGCGAGTCGTTCACGCAAGCGCTCGTGGCGGACCTGCGCGCGAGCCGCGACCATCTGGTGAACGCGCTGCAAACCATCGATGGTGTCGACGTACGCGCGCCCGACGGTGCGATGTATCTGTTTTTCTCGCTGCCGGGCGCGGCGCGCAGCCTCGAGCTGTGCAAGGCGCTCGTGAAAGAGGCGGGCCTCGGGCTCGCGCCGGGCAGCGCGTTCGGCGCGGAAGGCGAAGGCTTCGTGCGCTGGTGCTACGCGTGCGATCCGGCGCGCCTCGATGTCGGCGTCGAACGCTTGCGGCGGTTTCTGTCCACGCGCGGCGCCAAGTAG
- a CDS encoding helix-turn-helix transcriptional regulator, with amino-acid sequence MPPFADPRPQHEQVEHLDIPVEHSPTLDHPIRVRSRPVPYGVRIALHTHPWAQVAYTSRGVLRVATADSTWMVPPSRAIWVPPNVTHEVLIVEDAYLRTLYVDASVVPVGLGACRVVEVSPLLREVIAALDEAPITRERERLLGTLALDEIIRSQPLPLSVPMPSEKRLRALCDAVLADPSHSDLERCSSEAGASTRTIARLFRRELGVSFSQWRQQAVLARAIPLLSQGRPLAQVARELGYQSQSAFSAMFRRAFGESPRAFFARDASDERDADGV; translated from the coding sequence ATGCCCCCGTTCGCCGATCCACGACCGCAGCACGAGCAGGTCGAACATCTGGACATCCCGGTCGAGCACTCGCCGACGCTCGACCATCCGATACGCGTGCGCTCGCGTCCGGTGCCTTATGGCGTGCGCATCGCGCTGCATACGCATCCGTGGGCGCAAGTCGCCTACACGTCGCGCGGCGTGCTCCGCGTCGCAACCGCCGATTCCACGTGGATGGTGCCGCCCTCTCGGGCCATCTGGGTGCCGCCGAATGTCACGCACGAAGTGTTGATCGTGGAGGACGCGTATCTGCGCACGCTGTATGTCGACGCCAGCGTGGTTCCGGTCGGGCTCGGGGCCTGCCGGGTGGTGGAAGTGTCGCCGCTGTTGCGCGAGGTGATCGCCGCGCTCGACGAAGCGCCTATCACGCGCGAACGCGAGCGGCTGCTCGGCACGCTTGCGCTCGATGAAATCATCCGCTCGCAGCCGCTTCCCCTCTCCGTGCCGATGCCGAGCGAAAAGCGTCTGCGCGCGCTGTGTGACGCGGTGCTCGCGGACCCGTCGCACTCGGATCTGGAACGCTGCTCGTCGGAAGCCGGCGCGAGCACGCGCACTATCGCGCGCCTGTTCAGACGCGAACTCGGCGTGAGCTTTTCGCAGTGGCGCCAGCAGGCGGTTTTGGCACGCGCGATTCCATTGTTGAGCCAAGGCCGGCCGCTCGCACAGGTCGCGCGGGAGCTGGGATATCAGAGCCAGAGTGCGTTTTCGGCGATGTTTCGCCGTGCCTTCGGCGAGAGTCCGCGTGCGTTCTTCGCGCGCGACGCCAGCGATGAGCGCGATGCGGACGGCGTTTGA
- a CDS encoding GNAT family N-acetyltransferase, giving the protein MRAMLDPTEDLSLYQLRQATMADFAFAEALTHDNMVGYYRRHNLVWRGDLFLSSWRESENFILQADGVPIGVMRVTEEDNSLHIRDVQIAPGYRGRGAGSFLLNTAHRWARARGLAECQLRVFVDNPAARLYLRLGYRPAGPRLAQLGAIRHMVRRV; this is encoded by the coding sequence ATGCGTGCGATGCTCGACCCGACCGAAGATCTCTCGCTCTACCAACTTCGCCAGGCGACGATGGCCGATTTCGCCTTCGCCGAAGCCCTCACGCACGACAACATGGTGGGCTATTACCGCCGCCACAACCTGGTCTGGCGCGGCGACCTGTTTCTATCGAGCTGGCGGGAATCGGAAAACTTCATCCTGCAGGCGGACGGCGTGCCCATCGGCGTGATGCGCGTGACCGAGGAAGACAACTCGCTGCATATTCGCGATGTACAAATCGCGCCGGGATATCGTGGACGGGGCGCGGGGTCCTTCTTGCTGAATACCGCGCATCGCTGGGCGCGAGCGCGCGGGCTGGCGGAATGTCAGTTGCGCGTGTTCGTCGATAACCCGGCGGCGCGTCTCTATTTGCGGCTCGGATATCGTCCGGCCGGGCCTCGGCTGGCTCAACTCGGCGCCATTCGCCACATGGTCCGGCGCGTCTGA
- the gltX gene encoding glutamate--tRNA ligase: MTQVRTRFAPSPTGFIHLGNIRSALYPWAFARKMKGTFVLRIEDTDVERSTEASVDAILEGMAWLGLDFDEGPFYQMQRMDRYREVVGQMLEKGLAYHCYMSTEELDALRERQRAAGEKPRYDGTWRPEPGKVLPPIPEGVMPVVRFRNPLTGVVAWDDAVKGRIEISNEELDDLVIARPDGTPTYNFCVVVDDLDMKITHVIRGDDHVNNTPRQINILRALGGETPVYAHLPTVLNEQGEKMSKRHGAMAVMGYRDAGYLPEAVVNYLARLGWSHGDAEIFSREQFIEWFDLEHLGKSPAQYDHDKLNWLNAHYIKEADNARLAELTRPFLLQAGIDAGVIDNGAPLDQIVGLLKDRASTVKDIADNAAMFYREPAIDADAFAQHVTDAVRPAIAELRAALEQAEWTKEGISAAFKGALAVHKLKMPQLAMPVRLLVAGTTHTPSIDMVLMLFGRETVLRRLEKAAA; this comes from the coding sequence ATGACCCAAGTCCGTACCCGTTTCGCCCCGAGCCCGACCGGCTTCATCCATCTCGGCAATATCCGCTCCGCGCTTTATCCGTGGGCGTTCGCGCGCAAGATGAAAGGGACCTTCGTGCTGCGCATCGAGGACACGGACGTCGAGCGTTCGACGGAAGCATCGGTCGACGCGATTCTCGAAGGCATGGCATGGCTCGGTCTGGATTTCGACGAAGGCCCGTTCTATCAGATGCAGCGCATGGACCGCTATCGCGAGGTCGTCGGCCAGATGCTGGAGAAGGGTCTCGCGTACCACTGTTACATGTCGACGGAAGAACTCGACGCGCTGCGCGAGCGCCAGCGCGCCGCTGGCGAGAAGCCGCGCTACGACGGCACGTGGCGTCCGGAGCCGGGGAAGGTGCTGCCGCCGATCCCGGAAGGCGTGATGCCGGTCGTGCGTTTCCGCAATCCGCTGACGGGCGTCGTCGCGTGGGACGACGCGGTGAAGGGCAGAATCGAGATCTCGAACGAAGAGCTCGACGATCTCGTGATCGCGCGCCCCGACGGCACGCCGACCTACAACTTCTGCGTCGTCGTCGACGATCTCGACATGAAGATCACGCATGTGATCCGGGGCGATGACCACGTGAACAATACGCCGCGCCAGATCAACATTTTGCGCGCGCTGGGCGGCGAAACGCCGGTGTACGCGCATCTGCCGACGGTGCTCAATGAGCAGGGCGAGAAGATGAGCAAGCGCCACGGCGCAATGGCTGTGATGGGTTATCGCGACGCCGGTTATCTGCCGGAAGCGGTCGTGAATTATCTGGCCCGGCTCGGCTGGTCGCACGGCGATGCGGAGATTTTCTCGCGCGAGCAGTTCATCGAATGGTTCGATCTGGAGCATCTCGGCAAGTCGCCCGCGCAATACGACCACGACAAGCTCAACTGGCTCAACGCGCATTACATCAAAGAAGCGGACAACGCGCGGCTCGCCGAACTCACGCGCCCGTTCCTGCTGCAGGCGGGTATCGACGCCGGGGTAATCGACAACGGCGCACCGCTCGATCAGATCGTCGGGTTGCTGAAGGATCGTGCATCGACGGTGAAGGACATCGCGGACAACGCCGCGATGTTCTACCGCGAGCCAGCCATCGACGCCGACGCCTTCGCGCAACATGTGACGGACGCGGTCCGGCCGGCCATCGCTGAACTGCGCGCGGCGCTCGAACAAGCCGAGTGGACGAAGGAAGGCATCTCGGCGGCGTTCAAGGGCGCGCTGGCTGTGCATAAGCTCAAGATGCCGCAGCTCGCCATGCCGGTGCGCCTGCTCGTCGCGGGCACGACGCATACGCCGTCCATCGACATGGTGCTGATGCTGTTTGGTCGCGAGACGGTGCTGCGTCGGCTGGAGAAGGCAGCAGCCTGA
- a CDS encoding YdcF family protein, producing the protein MPLNQYVTPIKLVLFTLLLLFFALFVFCKRLRTAIVIVTLLLAWGLGAGWLTRPLLALAQRGYEQTIPPSFAPKTVIVLMGGGTARHHGELVPKRDSMPRIVAAARLYRQCRDTGASCRVILSGGDPQHHGQAEADNYAPYVLGQGVAPADLTRENRSLDTYQNARNVAGILGNAHDNALIVITSAYHMRRSLRAFEAFGYEPQPYVSDVRENRLTVIPRYRSLENGELALHELVGLARFHVWRWLHLY; encoded by the coding sequence TTGCCCTTAAACCAATACGTTACTCCAATTAAATTGGTTCTATTTACTTTATTGCTGCTTTTTTTTGCATTGTTTGTGTTTTGCAAGCGCCTGCGCACGGCGATTGTCATCGTCACCCTTCTGCTCGCCTGGGGCCTCGGAGCCGGCTGGCTCACGAGACCGCTCCTTGCGCTCGCGCAGCGCGGCTATGAGCAGACGATCCCGCCGTCCTTTGCGCCGAAAACCGTCATCGTGCTGATGGGCGGCGGCACGGCCCGGCACCACGGCGAACTCGTCCCAAAACGGGATTCAATGCCGCGCATTGTCGCGGCGGCGCGGCTGTATCGGCAATGCCGCGACACCGGCGCCTCCTGCCGCGTGATTCTGAGCGGCGGCGATCCGCAACACCACGGACAGGCCGAAGCGGACAACTACGCGCCGTACGTGCTGGGTCAGGGCGTCGCGCCGGCCGACCTCACCCGCGAGAACAGGAGCCTCGACACGTACCAGAACGCGCGAAACGTGGCCGGCATCTTAGGCAACGCACATGACAATGCCTTGATCGTCATCACATCCGCCTATCACATGCGGCGTTCGCTTCGTGCCTTCGAAGCCTTCGGCTACGAACCGCAACCGTATGTCTCCGACGTGCGTGAGAATCGGCTGACGGTGATTCCGCGCTACCGAAGCCTGGAGAATGGCGAGCTTGCATTGCATGAACTCGTGGGCCTGGCGCGTTTTCACGTGTGGCGCTGGCTGCACTTGTATTGA
- a CDS encoding gamma-glutamylcyclotransferase family protein, with protein sequence MQYVFVYGTLRAGEINDINGAAERSGIAAPQWIGAAHVRGRLFDFGSYPGLVLDEAGAPVKGDVYRIEDALVAVLDEIEEVYPGVEGLFRAHRLHVDVELEGEATHVDCLVYPVTAAAAEGLPRIEGGDWVVHRAARG encoded by the coding sequence ATGCAATATGTCTTCGTGTACGGCACGCTGCGCGCGGGCGAGATCAACGACATCAATGGTGCGGCCGAGCGCAGCGGGATTGCGGCTCCGCAATGGATCGGCGCGGCGCACGTGCGCGGGCGGCTCTTCGACTTCGGCTCGTATCCGGGTCTCGTGCTCGACGAGGCCGGAGCGCCGGTCAAAGGCGATGTGTATCGGATTGAGGACGCGCTCGTCGCCGTGCTGGACGAAATTGAGGAAGTGTATCCGGGCGTCGAGGGGCTATTCCGTGCGCATCGGCTGCACGTGGACGTCGAGTTGGAAGGCGAGGCCACGCATGTCGATTGCCTCGTCTATCCGGTGACGGCGGCCGCAGCGGAGGGTTTGCCGCGCATCGAGGGCGGCGATTGGGTGGTGCATCGCGCAGCGCGCGGGTGA
- the scpB gene encoding SMC-Scp complex subunit ScpB: MNTQEAKIVLETALICAQEPLRVNDLRKLFADDISADTVRTLLEGLQADWSGRGVELVALASGWRFQSKPAMRTYLDRLNPEKPPKYSRAVLETLAIIAYRQPVTRGDIEEIRGVTVNTQVVKQLEDRGWIEVIGHRDVPGRPALYATTKQFLDDLGLTALDELPALDNPSAQFEASLLAQHSIDFPDGAAAQTPSAESAQREAEVVADSAQAGAEGAGPELAAEAPTQDMTHVSPQEAAQAGTLRASEGSEINALAQVRLIPAVDASETEQAPALADADVADEAGAPPPAAADSHEEHDRADARASNDVDLSDVAPNDGEPNDGDRDEEPKARRA, from the coding sequence ATGAATACCCAAGAGGCGAAAATCGTCCTCGAGACTGCTTTGATCTGCGCGCAGGAACCGCTGCGGGTGAATGACTTGCGCAAGCTCTTCGCCGACGACATTTCGGCCGATACCGTGCGCACGCTGCTCGAAGGACTACAGGCTGATTGGTCGGGGCGCGGCGTCGAGCTCGTGGCGCTCGCCTCAGGGTGGCGCTTTCAGAGCAAGCCCGCCATGCGGACGTATCTCGACCGGCTCAATCCGGAAAAGCCGCCGAAATATTCGCGGGCCGTGCTCGAAACGCTCGCCATTATTGCTTATCGGCAGCCAGTTACGCGGGGCGATATCGAAGAAATTCGCGGCGTCACGGTGAACACGCAGGTGGTGAAGCAACTGGAAGATCGCGGTTGGATCGAAGTAATCGGTCATCGCGACGTTCCTGGCCGGCCCGCGCTGTATGCCACGACGAAGCAGTTTCTCGACGATCTCGGCCTGACCGCGCTCGACGAGTTGCCTGCGCTGGACAACCCGTCGGCGCAGTTCGAAGCGTCGCTGCTCGCGCAGCATTCGATCGATTTTCCGGATGGCGCGGCGGCGCAGACGCCGTCTGCCGAAAGCGCGCAGCGCGAGGCGGAAGTCGTCGCGGATTCTGCTCAGGCTGGCGCAGAAGGCGCCGGTCCGGAGCTTGCGGCCGAAGCCCCTACGCAGGACATGACGCACGTTTCGCCACAGGAAGCAGCGCAGGCCGGAACGCTTCGTGCGAGCGAAGGATCCGAAATCAACGCCTTGGCGCAAGTCCGCCTGATCCCGGCGGTCGATGCATCAGAGACAGAGCAAGCGCCTGCGTTGGCCGACGCAGACGTTGCAGACGAAGCGGGCGCGCCGCCACCGGCGGCTGCCGATTCGCATGAAGAGCACGATCGGGCGGACGCCCGCGCATCGAATGACGTCGATCTTAGCGACGTCGCACCGAACGACGGCGAGCCGAACGACGGCGACCGCGACGAAGAACCGAAGGCGCGCCGCGCCTGA